A region of Flavobacterium album DNA encodes the following proteins:
- a CDS encoding helix-turn-helix and ligand-binding sensor domain-containing protein, protein MPLKRFLLSVFLFASVVIQAQGLLPFVENFTKSEYLGDNQVWNAVQGTDNAMYFANNHFFLRYNGVKWEKYALPNKTIIRSVFVDGDRIYCGSYKEFGYWQRKRGKMEYTSLSKDKGLFLGNADNEEIWKVFKHKGNIYFQSFNEIYIHNGKSVEKVKFPSQISYCYLIDDTIYVASVRNGIYVMEGKTFRSAEGWAELNGNVIHGMEKNRGDIYIFSKNNGVYIANGSRLIPWKSRVNDLLKSDVILVAKFIDQNTLAIGTGLQGLYIINLNTGEYKNINRKNALKNNAVLSITLDREKDIWLGLDNGISHIEVNSPVSIFSDTSGILGSVYSLSTTDNGYLCVTNHGIFTYDNKQLEAIPNSQGQVWDIYKNGSEFIIGHNDGTFVYKGSALKWVNPVNGGWKFLKSTYDGAYFQANYSGIAVYKDINDLSKWKILDSITKPIRNIAQNKPGELWAADNYRSLYRITYDASFNVKRVENISAKNNINSDYGVKIFNFRNEILFLINNAWYTYNSISGRLEKNAPFNDAFRNISDIIPIDDDNFMVIKDGRLYTISKSEKEFVWKLFPEKYYQGRLIMENTQLSKDGNRLLLNLDDGFLAFGPGGDRLKEHKITIEAFYQGSPIDATTDIKYNQPVQVNIISGYFGYNRPDLFYRLNDDNYVSVGNGSLTLNNLASGKQEIVVYYNDGVKYVKVASYNFRVSRPWYFSFLMIVVYVLAISGIFFLYYRWNKVRYNQKIRLNEEELKHRRQILELEMEAENKLRQQEYEKHMLEMEVQSKASEVAGKSLSIAKHSEMIESIQEVLDSESDGNHVKSRIRKILKTNAINKNEWLNFEKNLMKSHEEFVEKLSKKYPALTAKDIKLSIYLKMNLSSKEIAPLMNISFRGVELHRYRLRKKLDIGAEESLYKFMINI, encoded by the coding sequence ATGCCCTTAAAAAGATTCCTGTTATCGGTTTTCCTGTTCGCTTCTGTAGTAATACAGGCGCAGGGACTTCTGCCTTTCGTTGAAAACTTCACCAAATCAGAATATCTGGGCGATAACCAGGTTTGGAACGCGGTGCAGGGAACCGACAACGCAATGTATTTTGCCAACAACCATTTCTTCCTCAGGTATAATGGCGTTAAATGGGAAAAATATGCGCTCCCAAATAAGACTATCATACGCTCGGTATTTGTAGACGGTGATAGGATTTACTGCGGATCCTATAAAGAATTCGGCTATTGGCAGCGAAAGCGCGGGAAAATGGAATATACCTCGTTATCCAAAGATAAGGGCCTCTTTCTTGGGAATGCCGATAATGAGGAGATATGGAAAGTTTTTAAGCACAAAGGAAACATCTATTTTCAATCGTTCAATGAGATATACATTCATAATGGCAAATCGGTTGAAAAAGTAAAATTCCCGTCCCAGATATCATATTGCTACCTTATAGATGATACTATTTATGTAGCATCGGTGCGCAATGGCATTTATGTAATGGAAGGCAAAACCTTTCGCAGTGCAGAAGGCTGGGCCGAACTGAATGGGAATGTCATCCACGGGATGGAGAAGAACAGGGGCGACATCTATATCTTTTCTAAAAACAATGGTGTTTATATTGCGAATGGCAGCAGGCTTATTCCGTGGAAGAGCAGGGTGAACGACCTGCTGAAAAGCGATGTGATACTTGTAGCCAAATTTATTGACCAGAATACGCTGGCAATTGGTACGGGACTTCAGGGGCTTTATATCATCAACCTCAATACGGGTGAATACAAGAATATAAACCGTAAAAATGCCCTTAAGAACAATGCCGTCCTGTCTATTACGCTCGATAGGGAAAAAGACATCTGGCTCGGCCTTGATAATGGAATATCGCATATAGAGGTCAACTCGCCGGTCTCCATTTTTTCGGATACTTCAGGAATCCTGGGTTCGGTATATTCGCTTTCCACGACAGATAATGGTTATTTATGTGTAACCAACCACGGTATTTTTACCTACGATAATAAGCAGCTCGAAGCTATACCCAACTCCCAGGGCCAGGTGTGGGACATCTATAAGAATGGCAGTGAGTTCATTATCGGGCATAATGATGGTACCTTTGTTTATAAAGGCAGCGCCCTTAAATGGGTCAATCCGGTAAACGGGGGATGGAAGTTCCTGAAGAGCACTTATGATGGTGCGTATTTTCAGGCGAATTATTCGGGTATAGCAGTCTATAAGGATATAAACGACCTGTCCAAATGGAAAATACTCGACAGTATTACCAAACCCATCAGGAATATTGCCCAGAACAAGCCCGGTGAGCTCTGGGCCGCAGATAACTACAGGAGCCTTTACAGGATAACGTATGATGCCTCCTTTAATGTAAAGCGCGTTGAGAATATATCAGCAAAAAATAACATCAATAGCGATTATGGGGTTAAGATATTCAATTTCAGGAATGAGATCTTATTCCTTATTAATAATGCCTGGTATACGTATAACAGCATCTCAGGCAGGCTGGAAAAAAACGCCCCGTTTAATGATGCTTTTCGTAATATTTCGGATATCATCCCTATAGACGATGACAATTTCATGGTGATTAAAGATGGGCGGCTGTATACTATATCCAAATCCGAAAAGGAGTTCGTTTGGAAGCTGTTCCCTGAAAAATATTACCAGGGCCGCCTCATCATGGAAAACACGCAGCTTAGCAAAGATGGCAACCGCCTGCTGCTAAATCTCGACGATGGTTTTCTTGCCTTCGGGCCCGGAGGTGACAGGCTGAAAGAGCATAAGATTACCATTGAAGCTTTTTACCAGGGATCGCCAATTGACGCAACTACCGACATCAAGTATAACCAGCCCGTACAGGTTAACATAATCTCGGGATATTTCGGGTACAATCGACCCGACCTGTTTTACAGGCTTAACGATGATAATTATGTGTCTGTAGGGAACGGAAGCCTTACTTTGAATAACCTGGCGAGCGGAAAACAGGAGATTGTTGTGTACTACAATGATGGTGTCAAATATGTAAAGGTCGCTTCTTATAACTTCAGGGTGAGCAGGCCGTGGTATTTTTCATTTTTAATGATTGTAGTATATGTACTTGCTATTTCAGGCATATTCTTCTTGTACTATCGTTGGAATAAAGTGAGGTATAACCAGAAGATCAGGCTGAACGAGGAAGAACTCAAGCACCGCAGGCAGATACTTGAGCTGGAAATGGAGGCGGAAAATAAGCTCAGGCAGCAGGAATATGAAAAGCACATGCTGGAGATGGAAGTGCAAAGCAAAGCATCCGAGGTTGCAGGGAAATCGCTTTCTATTGCCAAGCATAGTGAAATGATAGAAAGCATCCAGGAAGTGTTAGATTCGGAGTCAGATGGCAATCACGTCAAGTCACGTATCCGGAAAATCCTTAAAACAAATGCGATCAATAAGAATGAGTGGCTCAACTTTGAAAAGAATCTTATGAAAAGCCATGAAGAGTTTGTAGAAAAGCTATCAAAAAAATATCCGGCACTTACCGCAAAAGATATCAAGCTTTCAATCTACCTGAAGATGAACCTTTCATCAAAGGAAATAGCGCCATTGATGAATATATCTTTCCGCGGAGTAGAACTTCACCGGTACAGGCTGCGTAAAAAACTCGACATAGGAGCCGAAGAAAGCCTTTATAAGTTTATGATAAATATATAG
- a CDS encoding NAD(P)-dependent oxidoreductase — MKFGIIKERKSPPDKRAVFSPKMLKAFKEMYPQAEIKVESSDIRIFKDEEYEALGFEISNDMTDCDVLIGVKEVPVNALIPEKKYFFFSHTIKKQSHNQKLLQAVIDNDIELYDHETIVDANNKRLIGFGRYAGNVGAYNGFRGFGIKYDLFSLPKAETLQDKDALVARLKRITLPPLKIVLTGKGKVGMGAKEILDAIKIKEVSADDFLTKSYDVPVYVQIDVLEYNKRKDGKKLDNKDFYNNPKDYSSDFERFTKVSDIFIAGHFCGNDAPVILSQDMLKSKDNKIKVVADISCDVDGPLACTVRSSTIAEPFYGYYPSENKEVDMQHPAAIVVMAVDNLPCELPRDATEGFGEMFLKHVIPAFYNGDKDGILNRAKITEKGHLAKRFSYLEGYVEQKETVPQV, encoded by the coding sequence ATGAAGTTTGGGATAATAAAGGAAAGAAAGTCGCCGCCGGATAAAAGGGCAGTATTTTCACCAAAGATGCTGAAAGCCTTTAAAGAAATGTATCCGCAGGCAGAAATTAAAGTGGAATCGTCTGATATACGCATCTTTAAAGATGAGGAATATGAGGCGCTTGGGTTTGAGATAAGTAACGACATGACGGATTGTGATGTGCTTATCGGGGTAAAAGAAGTTCCTGTAAATGCACTCATACCTGAGAAAAAATATTTTTTCTTCTCTCACACAATAAAAAAACAGTCGCACAACCAAAAGTTATTACAGGCTGTTATCGACAATGACATCGAGTTGTATGACCACGAGACGATTGTTGATGCTAATAACAAAAGGCTTATCGGCTTCGGCAGGTATGCAGGCAATGTAGGCGCTTATAATGGTTTCAGGGGATTCGGAATAAAATACGACCTGTTCAGCCTTCCGAAAGCTGAAACGCTGCAGGACAAGGATGCCCTCGTAGCCAGGCTGAAAAGGATAACGCTGCCGCCGCTAAAGATTGTACTTACAGGGAAAGGTAAAGTAGGCATGGGCGCTAAAGAAATACTTGATGCCATAAAAATAAAAGAAGTGTCTGCTGATGATTTCCTTACAAAGTCGTATGACGTTCCGGTATATGTACAGATAGATGTACTGGAGTACAACAAAAGGAAAGACGGAAAGAAGCTTGATAACAAAGATTTTTACAATAACCCGAAGGATTACAGTTCTGACTTTGAACGTTTCACAAAGGTGTCCGATATTTTTATTGCAGGTCATTTTTGCGGAAATGATGCGCCGGTAATCCTTTCTCAGGATATGCTGAAATCAAAAGATAATAAAATTAAGGTCGTAGCCGATATTTCCTGTGACGTAGATGGCCCGCTGGCATGTACGGTACGGTCTTCTACCATAGCGGAACCATTCTACGGCTATTACCCTTCAGAAAATAAAGAAGTAGATATGCAGCACCCGGCTGCGATTGTGGTTATGGCTGTTGACAACCTGCCATGCGAACTCCCAAGGGATGCTACCGAAGGCTTTGGGGAAATGTTCCTTAAACATGTTATCCCGGCCTTCTATAACGGTGATAAGGATGGCATACTGAACAGGGCGAAGATAACCGAAAAAGGGCATCTCGCCAAAAGATTCAGCTATCTCGAAGGATATGTAGAACAAAAAGAAACAGTGCCCCAAGTATAG
- a CDS encoding T9SS type A sorting domain-containing protein, protein MPGDGTILEFDINTNTLTKKIEFNGDNLGSGPQATFNADNGKLYGVCQNGGISYVTINDVTYTEHRGTLFEYTPATNAITKLHDFGTQQNPPNLFTGANPNYIMRASTGNYFGVTSFGVFQFNPADNSVIMPTPFGTPLPPNANVTESLIEICRKPSYHEFVTDTFNPCENTPFSFDVQNTNATSYVWKKNGEVVPFQSSGILSFPNITVADSGNYTCEMENECGITVTTVLHITVGCLGIDEMDAYKKLITVYPNPAKDVLSIKLPYNSNIKVTGCTISNMLGQVVFKSNEEIAQVETANYAKGVYNIVLKTDKGNWFGKFIKE, encoded by the coding sequence ATGCCAGGTGATGGGACGATACTTGAGTTTGATATCAATACGAACACGCTAACAAAGAAAATCGAATTTAATGGAGACAATTTGGGCAGCGGGCCACAAGCCACATTTAACGCAGATAATGGCAAGCTGTATGGCGTTTGTCAAAACGGCGGCATTAGCTATGTAACCATCAATGATGTAACCTACACAGAGCACCGTGGTACGCTGTTTGAATATACACCTGCTACAAATGCCATTACGAAACTACATGATTTCGGAACGCAGCAAAACCCGCCCAATTTATTTACAGGAGCAAATCCAAATTATATTATGAGGGCATCGACAGGAAATTATTTCGGGGTTACCTCATTCGGGGTTTTTCAGTTTAACCCTGCCGATAATTCTGTAATCATGCCTACACCGTTTGGAACCCCTTTACCTCCTAATGCCAATGTCACAGAATCTTTGATCGAAATATGCCGCAAGCCCTCCTACCATGAGTTTGTTACAGACACCTTTAATCCATGCGAAAACACTCCTTTTAGCTTTGATGTCCAAAATACTAATGCAACATCTTATGTGTGGAAAAAGAATGGTGAAGTTGTACCGTTTCAAAGTTCAGGTATTTTGAGCTTTCCAAATATCACTGTAGCCGATTCGGGTAATTACACCTGTGAAATGGAAAACGAATGCGGCATAACAGTTACTACAGTGCTGCACATCACGGTCGGGTGCTTAGGCATTGATGAAATGGATGCTTATAAGAAGCTAATAACTGTATATCCAAATCCGGCCAAAGATGTCCTTAGCATAAAGCTGCCCTACAACAGCAATATAAAAGTTACCGGATGTACTATTTCCAATATGCTCGGGCAGGTAGTTTTTAAAAGTAATGAAGAAATCGCTCAGGTTGAAACTGCTAATTATGCAAAAGGGGTTTACAACATTGTTTTAAAAACCGACAAAGGCAATTGGTTTGGAAAATTCATAAAAGAGTAG
- a CDS encoding choice-of-anchor tandem repeat GloVer-containing protein encodes MNKIVLIIGLLICTCNCYSQKELWGVNRGSENATGYNGNMIKYDINGQNPTIVHEFLDFSTGKTPKGKLFLASNGKLYGITVAGGNTSGGVIANGNGVLYEYDLVFDKYRVVHYFDTQAPSYIYGAGVTEPVAGKLYGSVSNRVFCFDLATETFTFLTGAAGYSIDSELFKASNGFLYCTTRDSFCPGVSSVGPNNFGTIIKVNINGNSIQQVYQLKCDGSEGGRFSGEFIETTPGKLINITEGGVTPCQVMGRYLSLISIRTR; translated from the coding sequence ATGAATAAAATAGTACTTATAATAGGTTTACTAATTTGCACCTGTAATTGTTATTCGCAAAAAGAGCTTTGGGGCGTAAATAGGGGTAGCGAGAATGCTACCGGATACAATGGTAATATGATAAAATATGACATCAATGGCCAAAACCCAACGATTGTCCATGAATTCTTAGACTTTTCAACCGGAAAAACACCAAAAGGGAAATTATTTTTAGCGTCAAACGGTAAGCTATACGGGATAACAGTGGCAGGAGGTAATACTTCTGGAGGTGTTATTGCAAACGGGAATGGTGTCTTGTATGAATATGACCTGGTTTTTGATAAATACAGGGTGGTGCATTATTTTGACACACAGGCTCCAAGTTATATCTATGGTGCCGGTGTAACAGAACCTGTAGCCGGAAAGCTTTATGGCTCTGTTTCAAACAGGGTCTTTTGTTTTGATTTAGCAACAGAAACCTTTACATTTTTAACAGGGGCTGCCGGATACAGCATAGACAGCGAATTATTCAAAGCTTCTAACGGTTTTTTATACTGTACAACAAGAGATTCATTTTGCCCCGGAGTTAGTTCTGTAGGGCCAAATAACTTTGGTACCATTATCAAAGTAAATATTAACGGGAATAGCATACAGCAGGTATACCAATTAAAATGCGATGGGAGCGAGGGTGGCAGGTTTAGTGGTGAATTTATAGAAACAACCCCTGGCAAATTAATTAATATTACAGAGGGGGGGGTAACGCCATGCCAGGTGATGGGACGATACTTGAGTTTGATATCAATACGAACACGCTAA
- a CDS encoding T9SS type A sorting domain-containing protein: MKQLNTIFKKSFVAFLVVLFGMTASFAQVVTVPAGCTVKVAGTGGSIALNQVGNGGVVAMPDNFAGGTFTVTTPGGYTLTGWSLRGDLSVTTTTNIPPTPPTQSAGAVSSLSIQSYNKFLRGSEGAAGTPASKLGKSKGTVSIGYNAGACSGYSLTFEVYKTYTTAPPIVGPACVQGGVPCTFSVDQVASDNAGDNIGFDQYYWTGMPPSVLNSTYYSADNSSITFTPIASGAFTIKCCLGRANPWDAGTSVNGTLGTTCVTKDIGDAPSEPTVGTTTTPLSTIMPLCAPTGSSATFTINYSSPNTCTWTAPNTGWIVGTPVLVSGNNYTVTIDTNGFNNPGVLTLTVGNAPCDPLTFQYQINRSFAAPVAISPVIAGTTCLFPGSSNNMFTISTSAAANPTTWTISPSGTGVTLAPSTPNSTVAVNVAAGATTGTYTLTARSTACTGNITYTFRVRPVTPTISGPACVVKGALTSQTYTCAATPGATYTWSFPSGWTASSFTTTTNSITVTPASTTATLNGTVIVTANGIVGCNSSASTTIGYSAAAPTGVVAGCFSVGVPGTNSVTFTNPLSGTYTATLIPTGGGSNYITGGVTFTSPNILTFNTNALAAGTYNLSITHNSGCGAAATSVTSVTVSANGAQLFTSFSAGNPDSYFVITPPPSATYQWFVNGSAVAGATANNFSLNGPVVSPGSVTVCVNVTSGGCTTRLCSSAGTHTQRVAQGSGPDSGDDDIKVYPNPNTGNFFIKIPGFNQKATASIYDVSGKEISRYDLQSGENNIKGEALAKGSYIIVLDIDGQKEAKKIIIK; the protein is encoded by the coding sequence ATGAAACAATTAAACACAATTTTCAAGAAATCATTTGTTGCGTTCTTAGTTGTACTATTTGGTATGACAGCGAGTTTTGCACAAGTCGTGACAGTACCGGCAGGCTGTACTGTTAAAGTAGCGGGAACCGGTGGATCTATTGCCCTGAACCAGGTTGGGAATGGAGGCGTAGTAGCCATGCCGGATAACTTTGCCGGCGGAACATTTACAGTAACTACCCCGGGTGGCTATACGTTGACGGGATGGAGCTTACGGGGCGATCTTTCGGTAACAACAACAACGAATATACCGCCAACTCCGCCAACGCAATCTGCCGGTGCAGTATCTTCATTGAGCATACAGTCGTATAATAAATTCCTGCGTGGGTCAGAAGGTGCAGCGGGAACTCCCGCTTCAAAATTGGGTAAAAGTAAAGGTACTGTGAGCATAGGATATAACGCTGGTGCCTGTAGTGGCTACAGCCTTACATTCGAAGTTTATAAGACCTATACAACAGCACCTCCAATTGTAGGCCCCGCATGCGTACAGGGCGGGGTTCCGTGTACTTTTTCCGTTGATCAGGTAGCAAGTGACAATGCCGGTGACAATATTGGTTTTGACCAGTATTACTGGACTGGGATGCCCCCCTCTGTATTAAATTCTACTTACTACTCTGCCGATAATAGCTCTATTACGTTTACACCCATTGCTTCGGGCGCATTTACCATTAAATGCTGCTTGGGCAGGGCCAACCCATGGGATGCGGGAACATCCGTAAATGGAACACTGGGAACAACATGTGTTACAAAAGATATAGGTGATGCACCTTCTGAACCAACGGTAGGAACTACAACAACACCTCTTTCTACAATTATGCCACTTTGTGCACCAACCGGATCTTCTGCTACATTTACAATTAATTACAGTTCTCCTAATACCTGCACATGGACTGCACCCAATACCGGCTGGATTGTTGGTACACCTGTGTTAGTGTCCGGTAATAATTATACTGTGACCATAGATACAAATGGTTTTAATAACCCTGGCGTATTAACCTTAACGGTTGGCAACGCACCTTGTGATCCGTTAACATTCCAGTATCAGATCAACCGTTCATTTGCAGCTCCGGTAGCCATTTCCCCTGTTATTGCCGGTACTACCTGCTTGTTTCCGGGAAGCAGTAATAATATGTTTACCATCAGTACTTCGGCCGCAGCCAACCCAACCACCTGGACCATATCACCTTCTGGCACAGGGGTTACACTGGCACCTTCAACACCTAACTCTACAGTAGCTGTAAACGTAGCTGCCGGGGCAACTACCGGAACGTATACACTAACGGCTAGATCAACTGCCTGTACAGGCAATATTACCTATACCTTCAGGGTACGGCCTGTAACGCCAACCATAAGTGGGCCGGCATGTGTTGTTAAGGGTGCATTGACCTCTCAAACCTATACTTGTGCAGCTACACCGGGCGCAACATATACCTGGTCGTTCCCGTCTGGCTGGACCGCGTCCAGTTTCACCACTACTACCAATTCAATAACAGTCACCCCAGCCAGTACAACAGCAACACTAAATGGAACTGTAATTGTAACGGCAAATGGTATTGTAGGCTGTAACAGCTCAGCCTCTACTACTATAGGCTATAGTGCCGCAGCACCTACAGGCGTAGTAGCCGGCTGCTTTAGCGTAGGTGTACCGGGTACCAATTCTGTAACATTTACTAATCCGCTTTCGGGTACTTATACAGCTACGCTTATTCCTACAGGAGGAGGCAGCAATTACATTACAGGAGGCGTGACCTTTACATCTCCTAATATCCTTACATTTAACACGAATGCACTTGCCGCAGGTACTTACAATCTGTCTATTACACATAACAGTGGTTGTGGCGCTGCTGCTACAAGTGTAACATCGGTTACTGTTTCTGCCAATGGCGCACAGCTGTTCACATCTTTTAGCGCGGGAAATCCTGATAGCTACTTTGTAATAACGCCTCCTCCAAGCGCTACATACCAATGGTTTGTAAATGGTTCTGCTGTAGCAGGCGCAACGGCTAATAACTTCTCTCTAAACGGCCCGGTTGTTTCCCCGGGATCAGTTACAGTTTGTGTAAATGTAACATCAGGAGGATGTACAACACGCCTCTGCTCATCTGCAGGTACGCATACACAGCGCGTAGCCCAGGGATCAGGACCTGATTCCGGCGATGATGACATCAAAGTCTATCCTAATCCAAATACAGGTAATTTCTTTATAAAGATTCCTGGTTTCAATCAAAAAGCTACAGCCAGCATATATGATGTTTCCGGTAAAGAAATCAGTAGATATGACCTGCAAAGTGGAGAAAATAATATTAAAGGTGAAGCATTAGCCAAAGGTTCTTATATCATAGTATTAGATATCGATGGTCAAAAAGAAGCTAAAAAAATTATTATCAAATAG
- a CDS encoding helix-turn-helix domain-containing protein, which yields MMHHLINSTKKLDQLECNGITIFKCKISNTTDKQFTLEFFSILLVKSGILHVNLNNVNYQLCAGNVIIVSPGVLCGVSKPEGNISVQCCIFKKSYAATNLFNSSLWQQLQSIAHTSFWVLHAKPLQYESLHRTCKVLDRKISSTSRFYIEFIQLSFIQLIYEIAAVYFESNEEILSNHDRKEKLVQRFFDILHQHADREHKVKFYADKLCVTPGHLNKIVRQRRKKTVKQCIEEVIISKAKPLLEDRALPIKEITEELGFATVPSFSTFFKKNTTVSPTEYRFGAAQQGTGQIRSVSPKLVF from the coding sequence ATGATGCATCATCTCATAAACAGCACAAAAAAGCTTGACCAGCTTGAGTGCAATGGTATTACGATTTTTAAATGTAAAATTTCTAATACGACAGATAAGCAGTTTACACTTGAGTTTTTTTCAATTCTCCTAGTAAAGTCCGGAATACTTCATGTTAACCTTAATAATGTTAACTATCAGTTATGTGCTGGTAATGTAATTATCGTTTCCCCCGGTGTATTGTGCGGAGTATCCAAACCGGAAGGTAATATATCTGTTCAATGCTGCATTTTTAAAAAGTCGTATGCTGCTACAAATTTGTTTAACAGCTCACTGTGGCAGCAATTACAATCAATTGCGCATACATCATTTTGGGTATTGCATGCAAAACCCCTGCAATATGAATCTTTGCACCGTACCTGTAAAGTCCTTGACAGGAAAATTAGCAGCACTTCGCGCTTCTATATTGAGTTTATCCAGTTAAGTTTTATCCAGCTTATTTACGAAATAGCGGCAGTTTATTTTGAAAGCAATGAAGAAATTCTTTCAAATCACGACAGGAAAGAAAAACTCGTACAGCGCTTTTTTGATATTCTTCATCAGCATGCAGACAGGGAGCATAAGGTAAAGTTTTATGCGGATAAACTTTGTGTCACGCCGGGCCATCTTAATAAAATAGTGAGGCAGCGCCGTAAAAAAACAGTAAAGCAATGTATAGAAGAAGTAATTATATCTAAGGCTAAGCCGCTTTTAGAGGACAGGGCGCTACCCATTAAAGAAATTACAGAAGAGTTGGGCTTTGCTACGGTACCCTCTTTCAGCACTTTTTTTAAAAAGAATACAACCGTAAGCCCGACAGAATATCGTTTCGGTGCGGCTCAGCAAGGTACAGGTCAAATTCGTTCTGTCAGCCCAAAGCTTGTTTTTTGA
- a CDS encoding AraC family transcriptional regulator translates to MKRHLDIFMLILAFCTSRAVAGIIYYPERDTLLLKNYAYLSDHIDRFEGKPQATIYLRAYLAKAYGEKNWPEVVEGYKNFVHASEESKRLAYTDSMIIAASKTRNNDILGSAYLTKGIVHYSMKHYPQALDNYLVAERYIAKGNDLYLKFKAKYNIAHIKYYLGYYEEALHLFQECSYYFKKENDLAYLNCLHSAGLCYSRMGKYALCSTTNALALKESRRLNISELDPYLRLSEGINLYFLQQYQRSLRLIGQSLPGILKDDDFANEAIACFYLGKANMALGNKALAYTYFRKVDYIFGEKHYLRPDMREGYEALIKYSHEKGNPESELYYINRLFKADSLLNSNYKYLSQKIHKEYDTAKLIEAKSAVETRLLIRKNYEIVFIVLGLLLICFLLYLIHKYFKSKQQYKIRFEQIMQEKAATTPLINSTVQKIAENDPIPIKAEVIASILKHLQKFEDQHKYLQKELTAVKIAESFSTNHKYLSKVILMHSGKKFTDYVNDLRIDYIINLLKEEPRYRKYNNRALAEEAGFSTTQHFTKAFLKRAQISPSFFIAELNAFSLS, encoded by the coding sequence TTGAAACGCCATTTAGATATTTTCATGCTTATCCTTGCCTTTTGTACATCCAGGGCAGTTGCAGGTATAATTTATTACCCTGAAAGAGACACCCTGCTTTTAAAAAATTATGCCTACTTAAGCGACCATATCGACAGGTTTGAGGGCAAACCACAGGCAACTATATACCTCAGGGCGTACCTGGCTAAAGCGTATGGCGAGAAAAACTGGCCGGAAGTTGTAGAGGGATATAAAAATTTTGTGCACGCTTCCGAAGAAAGTAAGCGGCTTGCATATACCGACAGCATGATAATTGCAGCCTCGAAAACGCGTAATAATGACATATTGGGATCGGCATACCTCACAAAAGGTATTGTTCATTATTCTATGAAGCACTATCCCCAGGCGCTTGATAATTATCTTGTAGCCGAACGTTATATAGCAAAAGGCAACGACCTGTATTTAAAATTTAAAGCAAAATATAACATTGCCCATATCAAATATTATTTAGGGTATTATGAAGAGGCTCTACATCTCTTTCAGGAATGTTCGTATTACTTTAAAAAGGAAAACGACCTTGCCTATTTAAACTGTTTGCATTCCGCGGGGCTTTGCTATAGCCGGATGGGGAAATATGCTTTGTGCAGTACTACCAACGCCCTAGCCCTGAAAGAAAGCCGGCGGCTAAATATATCAGAACTGGATCCTTACCTTCGGCTTTCAGAAGGCATTAATCTTTACTTCCTGCAACAATATCAGAGATCGCTGCGTTTAATTGGCCAATCACTTCCCGGCATACTGAAAGATGATGATTTTGCCAATGAAGCCATAGCCTGCTTTTACCTTGGGAAAGCAAATATGGCCTTGGGGAATAAAGCACTTGCATATACCTATTTTAGGAAAGTAGACTACATATTTGGGGAGAAGCACTACTTACGCCCTGATATGCGCGAAGGCTATGAGGCATTAATTAAATACAGCCACGAAAAAGGTAATCCGGAAAGTGAATTGTATTATATCAACCGACTGTTCAAAGCCGACAGTTTATTGAACAGTAACTATAAATACCTTTCGCAAAAAATCCATAAGGAATATGATACCGCAAAACTTATAGAGGCTAAAAGCGCTGTAGAGACAAGGCTATTGATAAGAAAGAACTATGAGATCGTTTTCATTGTATTGGGCTTGTTATTAATTTGCTTTTTGCTTTACCTCATTCATAAATATTTTAAAAGTAAGCAACAGTATAAAATACGATTTGAACAAATAATGCAGGAAAAGGCGGCTACAACTCCTTTAATAAATTCAACGGTTCAAAAAATTGCAGAAAACGATCCTATACCCATTAAGGCAGAAGTAATAGCTTCTATTTTAAAGCATTTACAAAAATTTGAAGATCAGCATAAATACCTTCAAAAGGAACTGACAGCTGTGAAAATTGCTGAGTCTTTTTCTACAAATCATAAGTATTTGTCAAAAGTGATCCTAATGCACAGTGGCAAAAAATTTACCGATTATGTTAATGACCTCAGGATAGATTATATCATCAACCTTCTAAAGGAAGAACCACGGTACAGAAAATATAATAATAGAGCGCTGGCTGAAGAGGCCGGCTTCAGCACGACACAGCACTTTACAAAAGCTTTTTTAAAAAGGGCACAAATATCCCCCTCCTTTTTTATCGCCGAATTAAACGCATTTTCCCTAAGTTGA